The genomic window CGCCGGACACCGACGGGATGGACAGCCACTCCGTGAGATCGGAGAGGAAGGCGTCGCGGTGCGCCGCGATATAGCGGACTACGTCGTTCACCTGCCGGAATCCCCCTAGTGTCGTCTCTGCACACGCACTCTAGGGGAGGCGAGTCCGTGATCTACATAGATCCGCCGCTGTGGCCCGCGCGCGGACGGGTCTGGTCGCACATGGTCAGCGACGTCTCCTACGACGAGCTGCACACCTTCGCGGCGCGGATCGGTATGCCGCCGCGCGCGTTCGACCGCGACCACTACGACGTCCCCGAGGACTTGTACGCGGCGGCGTTGTCGGCGGGCGCGCACGCGGTCGGCTGCCGTGAGCTGCTGTCCCGTCTCAAGGCGGCGGGCCTGCGCCGGCCTAAGCGCCGAGGAGCGTGAGTTCGGTGCGGATGTTCGCGCGGGCGCGCTCCTCGAAGCGGGCGCGGGCCTCGGGCGTCCGGTAGAGGGACGGGACGTCCGCGAGCCCGTGCAGCACCTCCGCCCGCGCCGCGCGGAAGATCTCCTCGGGGACGAACGCGTACTCCTCGCGTACGGCGGCGGCGTACGCGGCGTAGGCGTCCGGTTCCGCGCCGAGGACGGCCAGGTCCGCGTCGCACAGCACAGCGCCGTTGCCGTCGCCGGGCTCGGGGTCGTGGTTGGTCGTGAGCCGGACGAGCCGGACGACCTCCGCGACCGTCGCCTCCGCCAGGTCCGTCCCGCCGAGGATGCGGGCCGCGAGGCGGGCGCTGCGCTCCTCGTTGTCGGCGCGCTGCGGGTCGTACACCGCGTCGTGGAACCAGGCGGCGAGCCTTACGGCGTCGGGGTCCTCGGCGTGGGCGGCCAGCTCGTCCACGAGGTCCAGGACGGCGGCCAGGTGCGCGCCGGTGTGGTAGCGGCGGTGCGGTTCGGCGTAGCGGTCGGCGAGGTCGGCGCCGATGCGGCGGGCCTGCTCCCCGGCGAGCGCGACCCAGCGGTCAACGAGGTCCATGCCGTCCATCCTTCCCGACGATCTCCGCGGTTCCCGCACGCGCCCGGTTCCGGCCGTCCTATGATGACCACGCTCTGTTAGGCAAGGCTTACCTCACTGAAGGGGCGGTCGTGGGCGCGCTGTACGTCGTCGCCGGGAAGCCCACCGACGCGGTGGACCACGGGTTCCTGCCCGCCGCCGCGCGGCTCGGCGTCCCGGTCGTGCTGCTCACCGACCGTCCGGACGACCACGCGTTCGACGGCCCGGTCGTGCGCTGCGACGTCACCGACGTCCGGGCTCTCGTCGCGGCGGTGGACGACCCGCTCGCGCTCTTCACCAACAGCGACTTCCTCCAGACGCCGGTCGCGCTCGCCGCCGCCTATTTCGGCCTGCCCGGCAAGGACTGGCGGGCGGCTCTGCGCACCAAGGACAAACGGCTCACGCGCCGCCATCTCGCTGCTCTCGACCCGGTGTTCTCCGCCGACGCCGAGTCCGTTCCTTCCGACGCGCCTTTTCCGCTCGTCCTGAAGCCGCGCGGCGGCGTGGCCAGCGAGGACGTGTTCCTCGTCGCGGACGCGGCCGAGCTGACGGCCCGCCGCGCCGAGATCGCCGCCCGCCGGGACGACCCGCTGATCGTCGAGGAATATCTGCCCGGCGAGCTGCGCACTCTCGAAACCCTCGGCGACGGCGTCGAGACGCGCGTCCTCGGCTCGTACCGGACGTGCCTTTCCCCTCCCCCGCATTTCATCGAAGAGCGGCTGGAATGGGCGCCGCCCCCGCCCGAGACCGCGCAAATCCTGCGGCAGCTCGCCGCGCTCGGCGTCGGATTCGGGGCGTGCCACACCGAGTTCGTCGTCCACGCCGGACGGGCGCGGATCATCGAGGTGAACTACCGCCTCATCGGCGACCACTGCGACTTCCTCCTGGCAGACCTGCTGGACGTGCCGCTGTTCGAGCACATCCTGGCCGTGCATCTCGGCCGTCCGCTGCCTCCGCCGACGCCCGCGCCGAACCGTCACGCGGTGGCCGAGGTCGTGCTCGCGACCACCCCGGGCACGCTGACCGCCGCCCCCGGCGTCGAGGACGTCGCGGACGGCGCCGTCCACGTCTCCTACCGCCCGCAGCGCGCCGTCGGCGAGACGATCGAGATCGCCCGCACCAATCGCGACTTCCTCGGGACGATCCGCGCCATCGGCCCGGACCCCGCGACGGTGGACGCGGCGATCGCCCGCTTCCGCGCCGCCCGCACCTGGACGGTCGCGTGACCGAGCCGCGCGACGACCGCCCGGTACCGCCCCGCCCGCACCCGGACGCCCACACGACCGAGGCACTGCTCGCCGCCCGCGTCCTGGACGCCCTCCTGCGCGAGGACTACGCGGGCCTGCGGTCACGCGTGCACGACGGCGTCCTCAAGCTGCCCGCCCGAGACATCCCCCTCCGCCCCGGCACGACCTCAGACTGGACCTGCGAACCCACCCCACCGCACCCCGACACGACGACAGACCGAACGCGCGCACCCGGCCCGCAGCCCGACGCGACATCGGACCGGACCCGCGCGCCCCGCCTGCTGCTGGAAGACGTGTTCGCGGCCGTCCGCGTGCTCGCCGATCCGCGCGACGACGTGGACGCGTTCGAGCGCGAGTGCCGGGACGCGCTCGCGGCGCACCGTGTCCAAGCGGAGATTCACGCGGGCGTTCTCGCGCGGCTGCGGGGCGCCGACCGGCTCGGGCCCGGCGTCTTCTACGACACGCTCGCCGCGTTCACCGACCATCCCGTCCATCCGCTCGGCCGCGCGCGGACCGGCCTGACCGCCGCCGACCTGGAGCGGTACGCGCCCGAGCACGCGCCGGAGTTCGCGCTGCGCTGGACGCGGGCGCCGCGCGTCGCCGCCGCCGGGACGCTCCCGTCCTGGTGGCCCGGCGACCTGTTCCCCGTGCATCCGCTCACCGTGCCTCTGCTCGACGGCGCGATGGCCGGCCCGGCCACGCGGGTGCGGCCGACGCTGTCGATGCGGACGGTCGCCGTCGACCCGCTGACGCACGTCAAGGTCCCGCTGCCGACGAGCACGCTGGGCCTGCGGAACCGGCGGACGATCGTCCCGGCGACGCTCGCGGACGGCGCGCTGGCCGAACGGGTCCTGCGCCGCGTCCTGGACCGCGAGCCGCATCTGCCCGTGGTGCTCGCCGACGAGCAGACCTACGGGCACGCCGGGTCGCCGCTGCTCGGGTACCTCGTCCGGCGTTTCCCGGCGGAGATCGCGGACAAGCACGTCGTGCCCGTCGCCGCGCTGCTCGCCGAGGACCCCGACGGCGGTCCGGTCATCGCGCGCTGGGACGTCGCGGCGCTCTTCCGCGCCTATCTCGACGCGCTCTTCACCGTAAACGTAACGTTGTTCCGGTACGGGATCGCGCTGGAGGCCCACCA from Actinomadura rubteroloni includes these protein-coding regions:
- a CDS encoding DUF4031 domain-containing protein encodes the protein MIYIDPPLWPARGRVWSHMVSDVSYDELHTFAARIGMPPRAFDRDHYDVPEDLYAAALSAGAHAVGCRELLSRLKAAGLRRPKRRGA
- a CDS encoding HD domain-containing protein; this translates as MDLVDRWVALAGEQARRIGADLADRYAEPHRRYHTGAHLAAVLDLVDELAAHAEDPDAVRLAAWFHDAVYDPQRADNEERSARLAARILGGTDLAEATVAEVVRLVRLTTNHDPEPGDGNGAVLCDADLAVLGAEPDAYAAYAAAVREEYAFVPEEIFRAARAEVLHGLADVPSLYRTPEARARFEERARANIRTELTLLGA
- a CDS encoding ATP-grasp domain-containing protein; protein product: MGALYVVAGKPTDAVDHGFLPAAARLGVPVVLLTDRPDDHAFDGPVVRCDVTDVRALVAAVDDPLALFTNSDFLQTPVALAAAYFGLPGKDWRAALRTKDKRLTRRHLAALDPVFSADAESVPSDAPFPLVLKPRGGVASEDVFLVADAAELTARRAEIAARRDDPLIVEEYLPGELRTLETLGDGVETRVLGSYRTCLSPPPHFIEERLEWAPPPPETAQILRQLAALGVGFGACHTEFVVHAGRARIIEVNYRLIGDHCDFLLADLLDVPLFEHILAVHLGRPLPPPTPAPNRHAVAEVVLATTPGTLTAAPGVEDVADGAVHVSYRPQRAVGETIEIARTNRDFLGTIRAIGPDPATVDAAIARFRAARTWTVA
- a CDS encoding IucA/IucC family protein — translated: MTEPRDDRPVPPRPHPDAHTTEALLAARVLDALLREDYAGLRSRVHDGVLKLPARDIPLRPGTTSDWTCEPTPPHPDTTTDRTRAPGPQPDATSDRTRAPRLLLEDVFAAVRVLADPRDDVDAFERECRDALAAHRVQAEIHAGVLARLRGADRLGPGVFYDTLAAFTDHPVHPLGRARTGLTAADLERYAPEHAPEFALRWTRAPRVAAAGTLPSWWPGDLFPVHPLTVPLLDGAMAGPATRVRPTLSMRTVAVDPLTHVKVPLPTSTLGLRNRRTIVPATLADGALAERVLRRVLDREPHLPVVLADEQTYGHAGSPLLGYLVRRFPAEIADKHVVPVAALLAEDPDGGPVIARWDVAALFRAYLDALFTVNVTLFRYGIALEAHQQNVALVLGDDPRDVRLLIKDNDGMLADAPFTDVRMRTRDPEALARVFTTITLRLCAAAPAFELAARGLLPDAVALVRDRLDAALAAARDAAPDAAAGPSAAFLRARTLDAPRLPAKAMLTAGTLVDKARTGAADINKHYGPSGPNYLRDATCC